In the Candidatus Omnitrophota bacterium genome, one interval contains:
- a CDS encoding autotransporter domain-containing protein: MKKFLSAIAALSMVCLLSAPAFASNGQWISVTGGNWSTPGNWNTGPGPAPGTAQDDTIFLETTPTTTTTVTIDGGVMSRMAGVLNIGSNGGGSYTLQANGGGTLTFSSLGGTSTLNQVSWSTADNFISAPLLLDNSLDIANASDALLTVSGSITANAAGVNTITNKGAGNGGVTLSGIIANGGGGTVAINQDSDTSELTLSGANTYTGATTVTAGTLKAAGAGTNAFGTGSAVTVASNAILDVNGTRETIGSLAGAGTVTNNAFGTAVTLTVGSNNTSTTFSGVIKDGVSALFFTKSGAGTLTLSNANTYGGDTNINAGTVVAGNANALGNGSAVTVANGATLDVGTTNVTVNAVYTQQAGSNLNLTIASPSSSGKITSNADAVVSAASNVNVTVASSSYIPNKTTYTIIDGAAGAGVNVPGTITSSDPRLKFSAISSNGDLFLIVDRSGTGFSSLSTNSNAASAGTVLDNITTPSTDMTTVLNTLEGLSNLQTASALDSVTPVVDSGVTNVSNTSIIQFIGTSTDRLEGLFAQAHNEETGVSTGSEGRKGFEAWGRGFGEYAHQDPRGLSNGYHATIWGTAIGGDLPVFNDRVRLGLSGGYAASDINSKDNGGSTDIDSYQGALYGGFMDPEKPYYINGAFSFAFNNYKSSRNIAVGAIMRTANADYDGRQYSVLLDGGYTFKAGKKLRITPIASLQYLRLHLDGYTETNAGALNLAVNSQSYDMLQSGLGMKLDRSFEVNYGTIIPEIHAKWLYDFINDKQETTSTFSGGGGSFATNGFTPARSALDIGGRLALVTKGNWSFDANYDFEYKEDFTSHTGWADIRYQF; encoded by the coding sequence ATGAAGAAGTTTCTTTCAGCGATTGCGGCCTTATCAATGGTCTGTTTGCTTTCGGCGCCGGCGTTTGCGTCCAACGGCCAGTGGATTTCCGTTACTGGCGGCAACTGGAGTACTCCTGGCAATTGGAATACCGGCCCCGGCCCTGCTCCCGGCACAGCGCAGGACGATACCATTTTCTTGGAAACCACCCCTACCACCACGACAACCGTTACCATTGACGGCGGCGTCATGTCACGTATGGCGGGTGTCCTCAATATCGGTTCCAACGGCGGGGGGTCATACACTCTCCAGGCCAACGGGGGCGGAACGTTGACTTTTTCCAGCCTCGGGGGTACGTCCACACTCAACCAAGTGTCCTGGTCGACCGCGGACAATTTTATTTCCGCGCCTCTTTTACTTGATAACTCACTGGATATAGCAAACGCGTCCGATGCTCTCTTGACGGTTTCCGGCAGCATTACGGCCAACGCGGCGGGCGTGAACACTATTACTAATAAAGGCGCCGGTAACGGCGGAGTTACCCTCAGCGGAATTATTGCCAACGGCGGCGGGGGTACTGTGGCGATAAACCAGGACAGCGATACCAGCGAGCTGACGCTCTCAGGCGCCAACACCTACACAGGCGCCACTACGGTCACAGCCGGAACGCTTAAAGCAGCCGGAGCGGGAACTAATGCATTCGGTACCGGATCCGCGGTGACTGTAGCGTCAAACGCGATACTGGATGTTAATGGCACCCGCGAGACCATAGGTTCACTTGCCGGGGCAGGTACGGTAACCAATAATGCCTTTGGGACAGCCGTGACCTTGACCGTGGGCTCCAATAACACCTCTACGACATTCTCAGGAGTTATCAAGGACGGCGTGAGCGCGTTATTCTTTACCAAGTCCGGCGCCGGCACGCTGACTTTGAGCAATGCCAACACCTATGGAGGAGACACCAATATAAACGCAGGAACAGTGGTTGCCGGCAATGCCAACGCCCTCGGAAACGGATCGGCTGTTACGGTTGCAAACGGCGCCACACTTGATGTCGGCACTACGAATGTTACCGTTAATGCCGTCTATACCCAGCAGGCTGGCTCAAATCTCAATCTGACTATCGCGAGCCCGTCATCTTCAGGCAAAATAACATCCAACGCTGATGCGGTCGTATCCGCGGCGAGCAATGTCAATGTGACGGTCGCGAGCAGTTCCTATATTCCAAATAAGACCACATATACAATAATAGACGGCGCGGCAGGCGCCGGTGTAAACGTTCCGGGCACGATCACATCAAGTGATCCCCGCCTGAAGTTCTCAGCGATAAGCTCAAACGGCGACCTCTTCTTGATCGTAGACCGCTCCGGAACAGGTTTTTCCAGTTTATCAACGAATTCTAATGCGGCTTCCGCCGGCACGGTCCTTGATAATATCACAACCCCGTCAACTGACATGACGACCGTCTTAAATACACTCGAGGGATTGAGCAATTTACAAACGGCCTCAGCCCTTGATAGCGTCACCCCGGTCGTCGACAGCGGCGTTACCAACGTAAGCAATACCTCCATCATTCAGTTCATCGGGACCTCTACCGACAGGTTAGAGGGGCTTTTCGCCCAGGCGCATAACGAAGAGACCGGCGTATCAACCGGAAGCGAAGGACGCAAGGGTTTTGAGGCATGGGGCAGGGGCTTTGGCGAATACGCCCACCAGGACCCGCGCGGCCTAAGTAACGGCTACCACGCCACCATCTGGGGCACCGCCATAGGAGGGGACCTGCCGGTATTTAACGACAGGGTCCGCTTAGGCTTAAGCGGCGGCTATGCGGCATCCGACATCAATTCAAAAGACAACGGCGGCTCAACCGACATAGACAGCTACCAGGGCGCGCTCTACGGCGGCTTCATGGATCCCGAGAAGCCCTACTACATAAACGGCGCCTTCTCGTTCGCCTTCAACAACTACAAGAGCTCAAGGAACATAGCCGTCGGCGCCATAATGAGGACCGCCAATGCAGACTATGATGGCCGGCAGTACTCCGTATTGCTTGACGGAGGATATACCTTTAAGGCCGGCAAGAAACTCCGCATAACCCCGATAGCATCATTACAGTACCTGCGCCTGCACTTAGACGGCTATACCGAGACCAACGCCGGAGCCCTTAACCTCGCCGTCAACAGCCAGAGTTACGACATGCTCCAGTCCGGCCTCGGCATGAAGCTCGACCGTTCCTTCGAGGTCAACTACGGCACGATAATCCCCGAGATACACGCCAAGTGGCTGTATGATTTCATAAATGATAAGCAGGAGACGACCTCGACATTCTCAGGCGGCGGCGGCTCATTCGCAACCAACGGCTTTACCCCCGCCCGCAGCGCCTTAGACATCGGCGGACGCCTTGCCCTGGTCACGAAAGGCAACTGGAGCTTCGATGCCAACTACGACTTCGAATACAAGGAAGACTTCACTTCCCATACGGGATGGGCGGATATAAGGTACCAATTCTAG
- a CDS encoding PEP-CTERM sorting domain-containing protein (PEP-CTERM proteins occur, often in large numbers, in the proteomes of bacteria that also encode an exosortase, a predicted intramembrane cysteine proteinase. The presence of a PEP-CTERM domain at a protein's C-terminus predicts cleavage within the sorting domain, followed by covalent anchoring to some some component of the (usually Gram-negative) cell surface. Many PEP-CTERM proteins exhibit an unusual sequence composition that includes large numbers of potential glycosylation sites. Expression of one such protein has been shown restore the ability of a bacterium to form floc, a type of biofilm.): MPQDGGDASISITFYNSTGTTSFQQERSWVRIPGNQQYDKIETDWLTAPDYTAYAKVRCSVDSAGSYIDFDDVSLDVIPEPSSLLLLLSGLTGLSGLCFKKRT, encoded by the coding sequence ATGCCGCAAGACGGTGGTGACGCGTCGATCTCCATAACTTTTTATAATTCTACCGGCACGACTTCCTTCCAGCAGGAGCGTTCATGGGTGCGGATCCCCGGCAATCAGCAATACGATAAGATAGAAACGGACTGGTTAACCGCCCCGGATTATACCGCTTATGCCAAGGTGCGCTGCTCGGTCGATTCAGCCGGCAGCTATATCGACTTCGATGACGTCAGCCTCGACGTTATTCCCGAACCGAGCTCACTCCTACTGTTACTCTCCGGCCTGACAGGATTATCCGGTTTGTGCTTTAAGAAAAGGACGTAG